In a genomic window of Nitrospira sp. ND1:
- a CDS encoding TonB family protein: MSLTAQWDSSPRQRTSLCWAFSVTTHGLFVGMAMMLLTELPPPPPPTFKWDVAVVQSPPPAAEPAPPPXQVQPVKPQPVVRPIQPTREVQPVQHIQPVQESMPVQTAQAIQEVNRTVQEPVETVVEPVQAMMRTEAAVEQVAVVEQQTPAVQQTPTAAPVMRQAEPVTQVATVVSDAPAVEAAPAPVEAPQQVEQAIVQRPVETVQHRIIQQRTVRGRPEAQADFGWLAQSIFSSVDPHKRYPAEAKRNRWKGRVILKLTVEQRGGAIHLLELVLKESSGHAALDRHTVDMVRTVFPLQVKHHIARAAIDVDIPITYQLAN, encoded by the coding sequence ATGAGCCTGACAGCCCAGTGGGACTCGTCGCCGCGCCAACGTACTTCGCTGTGCTGGGCGTTCTCCGTGACGACGCACGGCCTCTTCGTGGGCATGGCAATGATGCTCCTCACCGAACTGCCTCCGCCGCCTCCGCCCACCTTCAAGTGGGATGTCGCGGTCGTGCAGTCTCCGCCTCCTGCGGCCGAACCGGCGCCTCCCCCNNAACAGGTCCAACCGGTGAAGCCCCAGCCCGTCGTCCGGCCGATCCAGCCGACCCGCGAAGTGCAGCCGGTTCAACATATCCAGCCGGTTCAGGAGAGCATGCCCGTGCAAACCGCTCAGGCCATTCAAGAGGTCAACCGCACGGTCCAGGAGCCGGTAGAGACTGTGGTTGAACCGGTGCAAGCCATGATGCGGACTGAAGCCGCCGTCGAGCAGGTCGCCGTCGTGGAACAACAGACTCCGGCTGTCCAGCAAACGCCCACCGCAGCGCCGGTGATGCGCCAGGCCGAACCCGTGACGCAGGTGGCCACCGTCGTGAGCGACGCCCCCGCGGTCGAAGCGGCACCCGCACCCGTAGAGGCTCCACAACAGGTGGAACAGGCGATCGTTCAGCGGCCGGTAGAAACCGTGCAGCACCGGATCATTCAACAGCGAACGGTGCGAGGCCGTCCGGAGGCGCAGGCTGACTTCGGTTGGCTGGCGCAGAGTATTTTTTCCTCGGTCGACCCGCACAAACGCTATCCGGCCGAGGCTAAACGGAACCGTTGGAAAGGCCGCGTCATTCTGAAACTCACCGTCGAACAACGCGGAGGCGCGATCCATTTGCTCGAATTGGTATTAAAGGAGAGTTCGGGGCACGCGGCGTTGGATCGTCACACAGTCGACATGGTGCGGACTGTCTTTCCGCTTCAGGTCAAGCATCACATCGCACGAGCAGCAATCGACGTCGATATCCCGATTACATATCAATTGGCAAATTAA
- a CDS encoding efflux RND transporter periplasmic adaptor subunit, with protein sequence MTLRRTTYLVIFTLLALSAMLAVKWTVLTPVPASEVTGTVPAGTAVVLAPVTTEAIRHTIKAVGSLRANESIMIRPEIAGRIRQVWFQEGQAVEKDQLLIEMDDSELQAQLAQAAAQLKVSRLTYERLKRLDLDGKRYVTKQQLDEVAGALQVSQANHALYVTRLAKTKIRVPFTGVTGIRRVSPGDFVGAGRDLVNLEDLDTLKIDFKVPETMLRHLAPGQSLELTTDAYPGNTFHGTVYVIDPQVDPSTRSVQVRARIPNPQLRLRPGMFAQVLLTFGQEERALLIPEEAVMPKQDKAYVYLAQDGTAQQREVTLGTRSRGFVQVLDGLTEQDTVVRVGHHKLQNGDSILALSSSPH encoded by the coding sequence ATGACGCTCCGTCGTACCACCTACCTCGTTATCTTCACGCTGCTCGCACTCTCCGCGATGCTCGCCGTGAAGTGGACCGTGCTGACTCCGGTTCCTGCCTCGGAAGTGACGGGAACCGTGCCGGCAGGGACGGCCGTCGTGCTCGCCCCGGTCACCACCGAGGCGATCCGGCACACGATCAAAGCCGTCGGCTCCTTGCGGGCCAATGAGAGCATTATGATCCGTCCGGAGATCGCGGGGCGAATCCGTCAGGTCTGGTTTCAAGAAGGTCAGGCGGTGGAGAAAGACCAGCTGCTCATCGAAATGGACGATTCGGAACTCCAGGCGCAACTGGCTCAAGCCGCGGCGCAACTCAAAGTCAGCCGACTCACCTACGAACGGCTCAAACGACTCGACCTCGACGGAAAGCGGTACGTGACGAAACAGCAACTCGATGAAGTGGCCGGCGCGCTGCAAGTCTCTCAAGCCAACCACGCGCTTTATGTGACCAGACTGGCCAAGACGAAAATTCGGGTCCCCTTCACCGGCGTCACCGGCATCCGGCGCGTCTCCCCCGGCGACTTCGTCGGTGCCGGCCGGGATCTCGTGAACCTGGAAGATCTCGACACCTTGAAGATCGATTTCAAGGTGCCGGAAACCATGCTGCGCCATCTGGCGCCGGGTCAGTCCCTCGAACTGACCACGGACGCCTATCCGGGGAACACGTTCCATGGCACGGTCTACGTGATCGATCCTCAGGTCGACCCGAGCACGAGGTCCGTGCAGGTGCGGGCGAGAATTCCGAATCCACAGCTGCGGCTCAGACCCGGCATGTTCGCGCAAGTGCTCCTCACGTTCGGACAGGAAGAGCGGGCGCTGCTGATTCCAGAAGAGGCCGTCATGCCGAAACAGGACAAGGCCTACGTCTACCTCGCCCAAGACGGAACCGCCCAACAGCGAGAGGTCACGCTGGGCACCCGCTCCAGGGGCTTCGTGCAAGTGCTGGACGGACTCACGGAACAGGATACGGTGGTCCGGGTCGGCCACCACAAGCTGCAGAACGGCGATTCCATTCTGGCCCTATCCTCGTCGCCTCACTAA
- a CDS encoding efflux RND transporter permease subunit, translated as MRLSALSIERPVLAAVATLLLMLFGLLSYSRLPVREYPDTTFPIVSVMTVYPSADAQLVETDITSVLEDALSGVEGLRTLRSTSREGLSTIGLEFSLMRNLDAAANDVRDRVTRVQYLLPQGIEAPLVMKEDSDSDGIMWLALISDRHTELEMTDFAERQLKDRLAPLPGVSSVMLDGGRRYAMRIWLDPDRLASRLLTVQDVEDALRTQNVSMPTGRIESTQREFSVRMGGGLEKAAQFNQLILAYRDGYPVRLQDVGAAEIGPEDDRKLVRVNGKPAIGLGIMKQSKANTLEAARAVKRTIPAMEALLPEGMQLVTAFDSSIYIERSLHEVYEAVGLSVLLVVLVVFLFLRSARATLIPAVAIPGSILGTFVIMQMTGSSINTITLLGFVLAIGLVVDDAIVVVENVYRRIERGLSPTQAAIEGSREIGFAVISTTLTLAAVFFPIIFLPGIVGRLFAELGIAVAGSVLLSGFIALTLTPAMCARLLGKTAGTASPSRGSALDPSAWLRWLTQRYRLALKVALERPAIILGGAVLSLIVSAALMWGLPSELAPLEDTGWFAVHVSAPEGSTLDYTDRYARETENATARIPEMDSYYTVVARGWRPTLVNRAVTWVTLKDWSDRNRVQQEIVDDVQPALSAIPGATVFALNPPPFNQEDSKTPVQLVIRGPSYEVLDKIVTQIRHDLTGNQEVVNVESDLDLNKPELRVEINRDKAADLGIPIETIGRTLEVFLGGRKASLFMREGKEYPVIMQTRPHQRGTRSDIDRLHVRGTQGDLIPLSNLVTLRETVAPKQLNHYEKLRAVTISAGVGADSTLSRSIESLEQTIRKHLPPGATISYAGETKELKESSGNLHLTFLLALLVVYLILAAQFESFRHPITVLVSVPPALAGALLALLLFRGTLNIYSEIGLMILIGLVTKNAILIVEFANRLCQEGKSPRAAIVEAAVLRLRPIVMTTLSTILAALPLALATGAGAAGRWHIGLVVINGLVLSTLLTLFLVPVVYLLFARTAPVRQSAAVPEPFSEVLPRHSPSQG; from the coding sequence ATGAGACTCTCCGCCCTCTCCATTGAGCGACCCGTCCTCGCCGCCGTTGCGACGCTCCTGCTGATGCTCTTCGGCCTGCTCTCCTATTCCCGCTTGCCGGTCCGCGAGTATCCCGACACCACCTTCCCCATTGTCTCGGTCATGACCGTGTATCCGAGCGCGGATGCCCAATTGGTGGAAACGGATATCACCTCGGTGCTGGAGGATGCCCTCAGCGGCGTGGAAGGGCTCCGGACGTTGCGCTCGACCAGTCGTGAGGGACTGTCCACGATCGGTCTCGAATTCTCGTTGATGCGCAACCTGGATGCGGCGGCCAACGACGTGCGCGACCGCGTGACGAGAGTTCAATACCTGCTTCCGCAGGGCATCGAAGCGCCCTTGGTGATGAAGGAGGACAGCGACTCAGACGGCATCATGTGGCTGGCGCTGATCAGCGACCGCCACACCGAGCTGGAAATGACGGACTTTGCCGAACGCCAGCTGAAGGATCGACTCGCGCCCCTGCCCGGCGTCTCCAGCGTCATGCTCGACGGAGGCCGCCGGTATGCGATGCGGATCTGGCTGGATCCCGACCGACTCGCCTCGCGGCTCCTCACCGTGCAGGACGTCGAAGACGCGCTCCGGACACAAAACGTCTCCATGCCCACCGGCCGGATCGAAAGCACCCAGCGGGAGTTCAGTGTGCGCATGGGTGGAGGCCTGGAGAAAGCGGCGCAGTTCAATCAACTGATTCTGGCCTATCGGGACGGCTATCCGGTCCGGCTGCAGGACGTGGGTGCCGCGGAGATCGGCCCGGAAGACGATCGCAAACTCGTGCGCGTGAACGGCAAACCCGCCATCGGCCTCGGCATCATGAAACAGTCGAAGGCGAATACGCTCGAAGCGGCACGCGCCGTCAAGCGCACCATCCCGGCCATGGAGGCGTTGCTTCCGGAAGGGATGCAGCTCGTCACGGCGTTCGACAGCTCGATCTACATCGAGCGGTCGCTGCACGAAGTGTACGAGGCCGTCGGCCTGTCCGTGCTGCTCGTCGTGCTGGTAGTGTTCCTGTTCCTGCGCAGCGCCCGCGCCACACTCATCCCCGCCGTCGCCATTCCAGGCTCCATCCTGGGTACCTTCGTGATCATGCAGATGACCGGCAGCTCGATCAATACGATCACCCTGTTGGGATTCGTGCTGGCCATCGGACTGGTAGTAGACGACGCCATCGTCGTGGTGGAAAACGTCTACCGCCGCATTGAACGGGGGTTGAGCCCGACACAAGCCGCGATCGAAGGCAGCCGGGAAATCGGGTTTGCGGTCATCTCAACAACCCTGACGCTTGCGGCGGTCTTCTTTCCGATCATTTTTCTGCCCGGTATCGTCGGTCGCCTGTTTGCCGAACTGGGCATCGCCGTCGCCGGCTCGGTGCTCCTGTCCGGGTTCATCGCCCTCACTCTCACCCCCGCCATGTGCGCGCGGTTGCTCGGAAAGACTGCGGGAACCGCCTCGCCGTCCCGAGGCTCCGCACTGGATCCTTCGGCTTGGCTCCGCTGGCTCACTCAACGCTATCGCCTCGCCCTGAAAGTCGCCTTGGAAAGGCCCGCGATCATCCTAGGTGGAGCCGTCCTGTCACTGATCGTCAGCGCCGCCCTCATGTGGGGTCTCCCCAGCGAACTGGCACCACTTGAAGATACCGGATGGTTTGCCGTCCACGTCAGTGCGCCGGAAGGCTCTACTCTCGACTACACCGACCGTTACGCCAGGGAAACCGAGAACGCCACGGCACGCATTCCCGAAATGGACTCCTACTATACGGTGGTCGCGCGAGGCTGGAGGCCGACCCTGGTGAACCGGGCCGTGACCTGGGTGACGCTCAAGGATTGGTCCGATCGCAACCGCGTCCAGCAGGAAATCGTCGATGACGTGCAACCTGCCCTCTCCGCCATCCCCGGCGCCACGGTCTTTGCTCTCAATCCGCCCCCGTTCAATCAGGAGGACAGCAAAACGCCGGTGCAGTTGGTTATTCGCGGCCCCTCGTACGAGGTGTTGGACAAGATCGTGACACAGATCCGGCATGACCTCACCGGAAACCAGGAGGTGGTCAATGTCGAGAGCGATTTGGATTTGAACAAACCGGAACTCCGGGTGGAGATCAACCGCGACAAGGCCGCGGACCTGGGCATTCCGATCGAGACGATCGGCAGGACGTTGGAAGTGTTCCTCGGCGGGAGAAAGGCCTCCCTGTTCATGCGCGAAGGCAAAGAGTATCCCGTCATCATGCAAACGCGGCCCCATCAACGCGGCACTCGATCGGATATCGACCGACTGCACGTCCGTGGGACCCAGGGGGATTTGATTCCCTTGAGCAATCTCGTCACGCTGCGGGAAACCGTGGCCCCGAAACAGCTGAACCATTACGAAAAACTGAGGGCCGTCACGATCAGCGCGGGAGTGGGGGCCGATTCGACGCTCAGCCGGTCCATCGAATCACTCGAACAGACGATCCGCAAGCACCTGCCTCCCGGCGCAACCATCAGTTATGCGGGAGAGACGAAAGAGCTCAAGGAGTCGTCGGGCAATCTGCATCTCACGTTTCTCCTGGCCCTGCTCGTCGTCTACCTCATCCTGGCCGCGCAGTTCGAAAGCTTCCGCCACCCGATCACCGTCCTCGTCTCGGTTCCCCCGGCGCTGGCCGGCGCGCTGTTGGCGCTGCTGCTGTTCCGCGGCACCTTGAACATCTATAGTGAGATCGGGTTGATGATCCTGATCGGCCTCGTCACCAAAAACGCCATCCTCATTGTCGAATTTGCCAACCGGCTGTGCCAGGAAGGCAAATCTCCGCGCGCTGCCATCGTCGAGGCCGCCGTGTTGCGCCTGCGGCCCATCGTCATGACGACATTGTCCACCATTCTGGCCGCGCTGCCCCTGGCGCTGGCGACGGGCGCCGGCGCAGCCGGGCGCTGGCACATCGGCCTGGTCGTGATCAACGGGCTCGTCCTCTCAACGCTCCTCACCCTCTTCCTGGTGCCGGTGGTCTACCTCCTTTTTGCCAGGACTGCTCCGGTCCGACAGTCCGCAGCGGTGCCTGAGCCATTCTCGGAAGTCCTGCCGCGTCACTCGCCTTCACAAGGCTGA